The DNA segment GCATTTCGGCTTCGAAGCTGCCAATCCGGTTACGGATCGGCTCATGTACTGGTCAAATTTATGATCGATGAGAGCTGGTACGGACGGCCGCCGGACCTATCTGAACGCCTATCGGTCGGCGGTGTGGTGGTCAGGCTCGAGGCCGGTCGTTTTCTTCGCCCTGGTGCGGGAGATGGACCTTCCCGGTTATGTTTTGCCCAAGGGCGGCCTCGAGGCGGGCGCTATGCTCGCCTTCCAGCAGTCGCCGCTCCTCTTCCGCCCTCTTGCGCTCGCTGATGTCCACAAAGGCGGCGACCGCCCCCCGCACCCTGGCGAAGGCGAGCGCTAGAAATAGTCCGCCCTGGGCATAAACACCGGCCGCCCTCCCGAGAGCGCGGCGAGCGCCCTAAGCGGCTCCGGCTCGCCGCTGGCAGCCCGCTTCTCAGGGCGGCTCCGGCCGTGAGGCCGCCCATCAGCAGTGCGGCCTGGCCGCGCACGTCGATGTCCACGTCGGGGCTCTGCGCCCAGGGCTTGAGGTCCAGGTGGCCCCGCGAGAACTCGAGCAGGGTCGTGGTGTTGTTCCAGGCGCAAAAGTCGTCGTGGACGCGCAGCGAAAAGCGCGCCCCGGTCGTGGGCGAGAGCGCCGCCAGGGCGTGCTTGACGTCCACGACGCGCGCCTGGACGTTGTGGTGGTTGGGCCGCATGAAGGGCTGGCCGTCGGCGGCGAGCGGGTCGTCGCTGGGCAGGTGAAGGTGAACCACCCCGGCCTGGCCTGAGAAGAGGCTCAAGAAGGCCAAGAGGTTCTTGCGTCCCTCGGGCCCCGCAAAGGCGTAATCGACGACGGTGAGCTCGGTCTCGCCGTCCTTGCGCGCGAGCTCGATGACGCAGTAGGCGCCGTCGAGCTCGTAGACGGGCCTAGGGCGCGTCTCCCAGGGCCGCTGGACTACCTCGCCAAAGGGGCGCGCGGCCTTGGGGCCGCGGGCGAGCGGGCCGTTGTAGTGCGCCGCCCAGAGGCGGTGCAGCGGCTCCAAGCGCTCCGCCGCCGCCTCGGCCTCCAGCCGCCGGGCCTCGACATGGCGCGGCTTGGGCAGCCGTTCCAGCGGCAGGCTGACGAAGAGG comes from the Deinococcota bacterium genome and includes:
- a CDS encoding sterol carrier protein domain-containing protein; this encodes MGWQSLMNGLFVSLPLERLPKPRHVEARRLEAEAAAERLEPLHRLWAAHYNGPLARGPKAARPFGEVVQRPWETRPRPVYELDGAYCVIELARKDGETELTVVDYAFAGPEGRKNLLAFLSLFSGQAGVVHLHLPSDDPLAADGQPFMRPNHHNVQARVVDVKHALAALSPTTGARFSLRVHDDFCAWNNTTTLLEFSRGHLDLKPWAQSPDVDIDVRGQAALLMGGLTAGAALRSGLPAASRSRLGRSPRSREGGRCLCPGRTISSARLRQGAGGGRRLCGHQRAQEGGRGAATAGRRA